Within Gemmatimonadaceae bacterium, the genomic segment GCGGATTGACGGGCTCAGCTTCGATGCCGCGGTGTTCACTAACCTCACTCGCGATCATCTCGACTATCACCGGACGATGGAAGCTTACTTCGCCGCGAAGGCGCGGCTGATGGACTACCTGAAGCCGGACGGCGCCGCGGCGATCAACATAGACGACGAGAACTGGACCGCGCTGGCCAATTCGCGGAGGAAGATTCTCTTCGGCGTGGACCCCCGCGCCGACGTGCGCGCCACGGACGTACGATTCTTTCCATCCGGAAGCGAGTGGAACCTCACGTACGGCGGCGAGGCTATTCCGGTCAAGCTGCCGCTCATCGGCGACGTCAATGTGCACAACGCGCTTGGCGCCGTGGCGGTCGGTCTCACGATGGGTGTGCCGCTGGCCGAGTTGGCGTCGTCTCTCGGAAATCTGCCGCAGGTGCCGGGACGCCTCGAGGTGATCTCGCAGAATCCGACGGTGCTCCGGGATTACGCGCACACGCCGGATGCCATCGAGCGTGCGCTCGCGGCGATCCGCCCATTCACATCGGGGCGGCTCATCCTCGTCTTCGGATGTGGCGGCGACAGGGATCGTGGCAAGCGCGCGGAGATGGGGCGCGCGGCGGAGGCCGGCGCGGATCTGGTGATCGTCACCAATGACAACCCCCGCACCGAGGATCCGGAGCGGATCCTCGACGACATCGAATCGGGCATGTCGCCCGGCCGGCATCTGCGCATTGTCAAAAGGAAGACGGCGATCCGGCGCGCCATCGAGGAAGCGGGTGACGGCGACGTCGTGCTCCTCGCCGGCAAAGGACACGAAACGTATCAGATAATAGGCACGGCGAAGCTTCCATTCGATGAAAATATTATCGTGAAGGCCCTCGTCGCGGAGCTTGGTAATTGAGCTTCTGGACTCTCGCCACCGTGGCCGAAGCGCTGGGAAGCTACGTGACGACGAAGCCGCCGCGCGGACCGGCCGAGCTCGGCGGCATCAGCACCGATTCCCGATCGGTGTCCGCCGGCCAGCTCTTCGTCGCGCTGATCGGAGAAAAGTTCGACGGACATGACTACGTGGAGGCCGCGCTGCGGCAGGGCGTATCCGCGGTGATCGTGTCGCGTCCGGTCCGGATCGAATCGCCGGGCGTTGCCGTGTACGAGGTGCCCGACACGCTCGTAGCGCTCGGCAGACTGGCGAGCCACTGGCGCCGCGCGTGGGGCGGCGCGCTGGTGATGGTGGCGGGAAGCAATGGCAAGACGACGACCAAGGATCTCATCCGCGTTGCGCTTTCGAGGGCGATGCGCGTGCACGCAACGACTGGCAATCTCAACAATCGCATCGGCGTTCCGCTGACACTGCTGGCGATCCCTCACGACTGCGAGATCGCGGTCGTCGAGGCGGGCACGAATCTGCCCGGCGAAGTGGCGATCCTCCGCGCAATCGCGGATCCCGACATCTCCGTCGTCACGTCAGTCGCGGAGGAACATCTCGAAGGTCTGGGCGATCTCGCCGGGGTCCTTCGCGAAGAAGCCGCGGCGTTCGATGGCGTGCGCATCGCCATCACTCCTGCTTCGCAGCCGGAAATCGGCGACGCCGCGCACGAGCGGGCGGAAGAGGTCATCACCGCCGGACTTGACGAAGGCGACGTGAAGCCCGACTCATGGTCCATATCGAGCGATGGCGTCGGCACCGTTCGATTCGGCAACGTCACAATGACGCCGCCGCTTCGCGGGATTCACAACCTTCGGAACGCGATGCTCGCGATTGCCGTATCGCGCGCGTGCGGCGTGAGCGACGAGATTGCCGCGGCGGGGATAGAGGCGATGCCGGCGCTGCGGATGCGTGTTGCATGGGAGCAACTCGGCAGGGCAACACTGATCAACGACGCGTACAACGCCAATCCCGGCTCCACACGCGCGGCGATCGAGCTCGTGAAGAGTGTCGGACCCGGAAGGCAGAGGGTGATCGTGCTCGGTACCATGCGCGAGCTGGGCGAAGCGTCGACGCGCTGTCACGACGACATCAGCCGGCTGGCGCTCGACTCGGGAGCTGACGTCGTAGCCGGAATCGGCGAGTTCGCCGAGTCCCTGGCACGAATCGGTAAAGAGGACCCGAGGATCGTCACGGCTGAATCCGTCAGCGAGCTGTGGCCGCGGTTATTCCCGCGGATGCAGCCCGACGCGGTTATTCTATTGAAGGCCTCTCGGGGGGTCCAGCTGGAGCAGCTCGTTCCGCACCTCACAACCTGGGCAAATCCCTAGTGCTCAACTACCTGCTGGTTCCGCTGGTCAGGGACTTCGGATTCCTGCGAATCTTCAACTACATCTCCTTCCGCGCGGCGGGGGCGGCGGTGACGGCGCTGCTTGTGTCGTTCATCGTCGGGCCGCTCATCATCAAGCGGCTGAGGCGGATGCGGCTGCACCAGGTAATCCGCGAAGGAACGCCGGACAGTCACCAGGAAAAGAAGCGGATCCCGACGATGGGTGGGCTGATCATTCTCGCCGCGACTCTGATACCGACCTTCCTCTGGGCCAAGCTCAACAATCGCTACGTACTGATAGCGATGTTCGTGATGCTGTGGATGGGGTTCATCGGATTCGTCGATGATTATCTGAAGCTGAAGCAGAGGCAGGCCGGAAAGGAGAACACCGGGCTCATCGAGGGCTACAAGCTCATCGGCCAGGTGTCGATCGG encodes:
- a CDS encoding UDP-N-acetylmuramoyl-L-alanyl-D-glutamate--2,6-diaminopimelate ligase; its protein translation is MSFTLGTIVDALVRAGLLAGVRGDLPDVVEGISDDSRHVSPGSLFIAVRGSVLDGHDYLDRAGERGASAVMVEDAGWTSLPAILVREGRKAAAVAAGAAFGDPSKELRMIGVTGTNGKSTTAGILRHLLDHPGSRAASIGTLGVLFGTEAEVVPGGAELTTPGPVELQRVLRVLVNRGVKTVAMEVSSHSLDQRRIDGLSFDAAVFTNLTRDHLDYHRTMEAYFAAKARLMDYLKPDGAAAINIDDENWTALANSRRKILFGVDPRADVRATDVRFFPSGSEWNLTYGGEAIPVKLPLIGDVNVHNALGAVAVGLTMGVPLAELASSLGNLPQVPGRLEVISQNPTVLRDYAHTPDAIERALAAIRPFTSGRLILVFGCGGDRDRGKRAEMGRAAEAGADLVIVTNDNPRTEDPERILDDIESGMSPGRHLRIVKRKTAIRRAIEEAGDGDVVLLAGKGHETYQIIGTAKLPFDENIIVKALVAELGN
- the murF gene encoding UDP-N-acetylmuramoyl-tripeptide--D-alanyl-D-alanine ligase; translation: MSFWTLATVAEALGSYVTTKPPRGPAELGGISTDSRSVSAGQLFVALIGEKFDGHDYVEAALRQGVSAVIVSRPVRIESPGVAVYEVPDTLVALGRLASHWRRAWGGALVMVAGSNGKTTTKDLIRVALSRAMRVHATTGNLNNRIGVPLTLLAIPHDCEIAVVEAGTNLPGEVAILRAIADPDISVVTSVAEEHLEGLGDLAGVLREEAAAFDGVRIAITPASQPEIGDAAHERAEEVITAGLDEGDVKPDSWSISSDGVGTVRFGNVTMTPPLRGIHNLRNAMLAIAVSRACGVSDEIAAAGIEAMPALRMRVAWEQLGRATLINDAYNANPGSTRAAIELVKSVGPGRQRVIVLGTMRELGEASTRCHDDISRLALDSGADVVAGIGEFAESLARIGKEDPRIVTAESVSELWPRLFPRMQPDAVILLKASRGVQLEQLVPHLTTWANP